ACCACGGCGCGCCGTGGCGGAGGATGACAACGATGTCAGCGCAGTTTCCGCGTCGTGTACGGCCGATGTCAATGCCATGTCCAAGGCTTTTCACGAACCGCACGCAACCGGCCGCTTGCCCTTGACATCGATGTCAAGGGCCGGGACGATGCCCCTGACGCACGGCCGGAGGGCCACGGTCGGCGTGCCGATGCCGTGACGGTCGATCACCAGCGGCCGGCGGCGGTGACCGCCGACGGTCGCCGCGCCAACCCCGTCCGGTAGGAGCGCCCATGGACAGTGCCGCCTCCGCCCCACCGACCACCGTGCGGGCCCGGCCCACGCTCCGCGACGTCGCGCAGCTCGCCGGTGTGAGCCCGAAGACGGTGTCCCGGGTGGTCAACGGCGAGGCCGGCGTCTCCGCGCCGAAGACCGCCGCGGTGCGGCGGGCCATCGCCCAACTCGACTACCGGCCGAACTTCACCGCGAGCAGCCTGCGGCGGTCCAGCGGCCGCAGCGCCGCCATCGCCGCCCTCCTGGAGGACCTGGCCAACCCCTTCTCCGCCGCCCTGCACCGGGCGCTCGAGGACGCCGCCCGGGAACGCGGCGTGCTCATCTTCGCCGGCAGCGTCGACGAGAACCCGGACCGGGAACGGGAACTCGTGCACGCCTTCACCAGGCGACAGGCCGACGCCCTGGTCGTCGTCCCCGCCAGCGACGACCAGAGCTACCTCGCCGGGGAACTCAACGCGGGCACCCCGGTGGTCTTCGTCGACCGGCCGCCGGTCGGGCTGCGGGTCGACGCCGTCCTCGCCGACAACCACCAGGGCGCCGCGTCCGCCGTCCACCACCTCGTCGCGCACGGGCACCGGGCGGTCGCGTACCTCGGTGACCTACAGACGATCGCCACCGCCCGGCAGCGCTTCCAGGGCTTCCGCGAGGCCCTGGCCGACCACGGCATCCGGCCCGTCGCCGCCGTGCACGACCTGCACACCGAAGCCGAGACGGCGGCGGCGGTGCGCCGGCTGCTCGCCGCGGACACCCCGCCCACCGCGCTGTTCACCTCGCAGAACCTGGTCACCATCGGCGCCATCCGGGCCCTGCTGGAGCTCGGCCGGCAGGACCAGGTCGCGCTGGTGGGCTTCGACGACTTCCCCCTCGCCGACCTCCTCCAGCCCGCGGTCACGGTGATCGCGCAGGATCCGGCCGAGATGGGCCGGACGGCCGCGTCGCTGATCTTCCGGCGGCTCGACGGCGAGCGGTGGCGCCCGCGCACCCACCTGGTGGCGACCCGGCTGATCCCCCGGGGTTCGGGCGAGATCAGAGGGCCGTACCCGGGGTGACCAGCGCGCCCGCGCCGGCCAACTCGTCCGTGATCAGCGCGGCGAGCCGGTCCAGGCCCAGGTCGATCTGGTCCGGGGTGACCGCGCTGACCGACAGCCGCAGCGCGTTGACCGGCGCGCCGTCGTCGTAGAAGTGCGCCATCGGGGTCCAGAGCACGCCGTACTCCCGGGCGGAGCGGTGCAGCAGGGCGTTGTCCACGCCGAACGGCACGGTCACCACCACGAAGAAGCCGCCGGCCGGGACGTTCCAGCGGACCGGACCGCCGGCCGGGAAGCGGCGGGCCAGCCCGTCCGCCAGGTGCCGCAGGTTGCGGGCGTACGCGGCCCGCTCCCGGGCGTTGGCCGCCACCAGCGAGCAGTCGTGGGCCAGCAACGCCCCGCCGATCACCGCCTGTGCGATCGGCGAGGTGTTCACGGTGACCATGCTCTTGATCTTGGCGAGCTGGTCGGCGAGCGGCCCCACGCTCCCGTCCGAGCCGGCCACCCGCTGGTCCGCCACCACGTAGCCGACCCGGGCGCCGGGCAGCA
This sequence is a window from Micromonospora sp. NBRC 110009. Protein-coding genes within it:
- a CDS encoding LacI family DNA-binding transcriptional regulator, whose product is MDSAASAPPTTVRARPTLRDVAQLAGVSPKTVSRVVNGEAGVSAPKTAAVRRAIAQLDYRPNFTASSLRRSSGRSAAIAALLEDLANPFSAALHRALEDAARERGVLIFAGSVDENPDRERELVHAFTRRQADALVVVPASDDQSYLAGELNAGTPVVFVDRPPVGLRVDAVLADNHQGAASAVHHLVAHGHRAVAYLGDLQTIATARQRFQGFREALADHGIRPVAAVHDLHTEAETAAAVRRLLAADTPPTALFTSQNLVTIGAIRALLELGRQDQVALVGFDDFPLADLLQPAVTVIAQDPAEMGRTAASLIFRRLDGERWRPRTHLVATRLIPRGSGEIRGPYPG